A part of Anabas testudineus chromosome 9, fAnaTes1.2, whole genome shotgun sequence genomic DNA contains:
- the LOC113150199 gene encoding proteinase-activated receptor 4-like: protein MESFFGILVFIFLESTVCSQFDIEKDGSATSWNPKTAHNSTEIRSSTTTLYLPVLYLLAFIVGLPSNLLALWVLVFRTKRLPSTTLLINLTVADCLLLLVLPFRIVYHFRGNNWELGEPFCRVVMAVFYGNMYGSVLCLAFVALDRYMALVHPFAAKTLRSQRTAVCMTAVVWVVVLAAMLPLLVSQQTFKLNEPNITTCHDVLDSDFQQNFLLPYFVTLFTSCFLLPFLVILYCHSAVLHTLLAEGKRYGHAVCVTVLVLLVFIVCLLPSNILLLIHYIKKSDDLYLPYMFTLAISTFNSCIDPFIFYYVSAEFREMTRSALSCSRESEYKMSTRSTADI from the exons ATGGAGTCCTTTTTTGGAATTCTGGTCTTCATCTTTCTGGAATCAACTGTCTGCAGTCAGTTTGATATTGAAAAAGATGGGTCTGCAACCAGCTGGAACCCTAAGACGG CTCATAACAGCACAGAGATACGGTCCTCCACCACCACTTTGTACCTGCCAGTTCTGTACCTGTTGGCCTTTATCGTGGGTCTTCCCTCCAACCTGTTGGCTCTCTGGGTCCTGGTTTTCAGGACCAAACGGCTGCCATCCACCACACTGCTCATCAACCTGACTGTTGCCGACTGCCTTCTGCTGCTGGTCTTGCCGTTTCGTATCGTCTACCACTTCAGAGGGAACAACTGGGAGCTGGGTGAGCCTTTTTGCCGCGTCGTTATGGCGGTGTTTTACGGAAACATGTACGGCTCCGTCTTGTGTCTGGCCTTTGTGGCTCTGGACCGATACATGGCTTTGGTTCACCCATTTGCTGCCAAGACGCTGCGCAGCCAGCGGACCGCTGTGTGCATGACGGCAGTGGTGTGGGTGGTGGTGCTGGCTGCCATGCTGCCACTGCTGGTGTCGCAGCAGACCTTCAAGTTGAACGAACCGAACATCACCACCTGCCACGACGTGTTGGATTCAGATTTCCAGCAGAACTTCCTCCTGCCGTACTTTGTCACCttgttcacttcctgtttcctgttgccCTTCCTCGTCATCCTGTACTGCCACAGCGCTGTGCTGCACACACTGCTGGCTGAGGGGAAGCGCTATGGTCATGCAGTCTGTGTCACAGTGCTGGTCCTGCTGGTCTTCATCGTGTGTCTGCTGCCCAgcaacatcctcctcctcattcacTACATTAAGAAGAGTGATGACTTGTACCTCCCCTACATGTTTACCCTGGCAATAAGCACATTTAACAGCTGCATCGACCCCTTCATCTTCTACTACGTGTCGGCAGAGTTCAGGGAGATGACCAGGAGTGcgctgagctgcagcagagagtctGAATACAAAATGTCCACTCGTTCAACCGCTGACATCTGA